Part of the Zea mays cultivar B73 chromosome 4, Zm-B73-REFERENCE-NAM-5.0, whole genome shotgun sequence genome is shown below.
CCCGTGTCGCCGCCCTGCCCGCTAAGTTCACTGGCCGACACTCTTAACATAAGAGTGTCGGTTGCGTGCTGAACCGACACTCTTAACGTAAGAGTGTCGGTCCCCACTTATACGAATAAGAGCGTCTATTTTAGACTGTCGGCTAAGAGTGTCGATTGGCCGACACTCTTATACTAAGAGTGTCGGCTTATTTCTGTAAGAGTGGGTTTTTGGCCGACACTCTTTATCTtgtttcttgtagtgcttccagcCTTACATCCCATGGCAATGTTAGGATCGTCACTATAACACAACGGGTTGAGTCTCATATGCAACACGACAGCATGCATGGGGCAGTAACAACTTGTCCCAATATGGCAACGTGGGTGCACAACTGCATCGATGATGCAATATAAGCGTGTGCTATGAGTAGGGAAAGTATGTTGTAGCACTACGTGTCTATGTGGGGATGGCGAGCATGTGTTTTGTGGAGCAGATGAGGACAGTGGTGCAAGGGTGGATGgaccaaaatggtaagtttaggAAGCTAAATGTTCAATTTAAAATATACCAAGGCCTACATGTGAACATAGAACAAGTTCGGAGACCATTAGTAAAATTTACTCACAAACATTATCTACATGATTGGTTGCCTGCATAGAAATAACCCGGCTCCCCGCATAGAGATAACCCGGCTCCCCGCTTGCTTTGACCAAGCACGAGATTCTGATTGGTTGCTTGGATACGACGACGCTGGCCAGTAGGCGTGCAGGCTAGGCCTTTTTTTTCACTACCAGCCTGCATGTGTGGAGATGGCGCTAATAACGATCGCTGAGGAGCCAGGCGCGCCGGAGGCACCCAACCAATCAGCCGGTATGTGAATTTATTTGTGATGAAAAATATGCATGTCTCATCATCGCAATCTATGGAAAACATATCAGGACTGCATGGCCTTTTGCAAGCAGCAACATTTTCATTGTGCAAAAAGAACACAAATGGTTAACCTTTTCCGGCATTGAGCTTCTTGTGAGGCATAATAATGACACGGTTATTCGAGCACCGTTGAATTGAATCACACAATTCGTCAAACCTTGTTAAGCATggccacaacatcctccatggtgGGTCTGTTCTTGGCAGCACTGTCGATACATCTCCGTGCAATCTCCAAGAGCCCCTTGGCCTCCTCCATCTCGGTCCCTTGCGATTGTATGCCCATCCGACGATCTAGAATCTCCCATGCCTGGCCCGCGTGTATCTTCTCCCTTGTCCAATCCACCAGATTCACCTCCTTGTCGCCTATGCTAGCCTTTATTGGCCAACTTGGCCGTTTTCCTGTTACTATCTCGATCAACAGCACGCCGAAGCTATATACGTCCGCCATGGTAGTCGCACCCACACCATCCCATATCTCCGGTGCCACATACCTGTTTAGTATCCCACAAATATCATGCACAACAAAACTTTATGAAGACAAAATTTATCATTGGTTCATTACTAATTTGTTTTTTTAAACGTAAGAGAGCTACCTATTATATTAAAAAGAGAGAGGCGCACTGCACGGAAGGTGCATGTCTTTACTCGCAGTAACTGTTTTATCTTTAATTCGATCATGCTAATGGCAATCCTAGCTAATTATGAATTTGCAGTTtcttctaacgatctatggttgttGTTGTCTAGATCAGAAGAGGACAGGCTTATAAGCAAATGTTTGTattgtgtatatgcatgcatatatAGACATGTTCATGCCAGAATATGTATGTAGAATTGAATACAGGGTGTGGTTTGTTTACCCGACGGTACCGGCGGCTTGCGTGCTGACGTGCGATTTGGCAGGGCTTCCTCTGATGATCCTGGCGAGGCCAAAGTCAGCGAGCTTGGCCTCGAAGCCTTCGCTGAGCAGGACGTTGCTGGACTTAACGTCGCGGTGCAGCACCGGTGGGCGGCGGCCGTGGTGCAGAAACtcgagcgcggcggcggcgccgcgcGCGACGCGCAGTCGAGCGGGCCAGGGAAGCGTACCCGTGCCGCCACTGTCGTCGGCGTCGCCACCATGGAGCCAGGCGTCGAGGCTGCCGCGCTCCAGGAGCTCGTACACGAGGATGCGGTCGCGGCCGTCGGCGCAGTAGCCAAGCAAGCGCGCCAAGTTCGAGTGGCTGAGGCTGCCGAGCACCTCCAGCTCCGCGCGGAACTCGCGGTTGCCGGCCCCCGCGTCACAGTCTCCCGATAGGCGTTTCACAGCGACCGCGGCACCATCGGGGAGCACGGCGCGGTACACAAACCCGAAGCTGCCGTCGCCGATGATGTTGTCTGGGGAGAAACCCCCCGTAGcggcggcgaggtcggcgagcgaGAGCTTCTGGAGCGAGGCCTCAGCGGTCGTGCTGTAAAACGACCAGGACAGGTAGTCCGGCGTCATCCCGTCGGAAACGGAGACCGGGAGCGTTGACCCCGCCGCCGCGGAGCAGCAGCGCTGGCGGCTGCACGGCTTGAGCCGACTCTTGCTGCTGTGGCGTCGGCAGAGGAAGGCGAGGAGGAGGCAGAGTGCTGCCACGGCGACTGAAGTCCCGGCGACGACGATCAGCCCGACTACTGCGTTCTCCATAGCGTGGTCGGTGGCAGCGTTCGCGGCTGTATAGTGCAGCTGTTGATTGGTTCTTGGGGGGAACGGCGAGAATGAGTGGTGGACAACGAAGTCGTCCATGGAGTCAACAGCCGTGGCAGGCCGCAGCAGATGACTTGTCACGCGCGCCGACGTCGGCATCAGCATGAAAAGTATTTGATTCCTTAGGGCTATTTTTGGAATCTCGAATCCCCTTCGGGATTAAAGAAGATTGAGGTAGAAATGAACTAATCATGTGTGTGGTTTCGGAACGACGTGGGTCGGGTCGTAGCCGACTCATTTTTCTGAGTTGGATCGGACCAGATGCTTGTTTAGTTTCAGTGACAGGTTAAATCTAATTTCTTGTTTGTTTACATGGTTAAAGTGGGTTAGAGCTGCACCATCTATTGTTTGTTTCGTGATGAAGGATGAACTAAATATGGTCACCTTCCTAGTCATATTACCACACTCAGGATGATATCTTCAATTAAATAAGATGACATGATATAAATGAAACTGACACTATTTTAATATTTGAGGAATCCATAAGCATAAGATATAAATAAATTAAAGCCATTATTACTAAGTCGTAAATTTTTAGTGACGAGGTCTCACTGTTACATCTTAGTCATAATTAAAGGAACATCCCAACAACATCAAGATACATTTTAGTGAATTTGTAACATTTGTCATCACTAGCAGACTTGTCTAGGTGGTGACGAACACTGATCTTTACCAGTTCGACAATAACACTAGCAAGGCTCGCGGGTTGTGCCTACTAGAGAACACGCCGGCatccactaccggaatccgaggctttgtcgagtgttgtattctttgccgagtgctttttgtcgggcactcggcaaagaaggctttgccgagtgccgccctcggtaaagttaggctctcggcaaagagcccctttaccgagtgctgaacactcggcacaggtaggcactcggcaaagacaagtttgccgagtgtcacacactcggcaaacggggctctcggcaaagggccgtcagcggccgtcccagagctgacggccgtcagtctttgccgagagccaacagctggcactcggcaaagatgcacctttgccgagtgccacgtaatagacactcggcaaagccgactttgccgagtgtcatcgccagacactcggcaaagtgtatttttattttttttattttgtctcccaaactttttgtggtatgttcctacactatgtagacctacatgtatcatttgtggacaattataacatagtttccatagttagtagatttagttcgtttatttgaatttcttcggaaaattcaaatttgaactgcaggtcactcgaaacttgtaaaaccgtgcatgaaaaaatgatattcatgttacttagcataagttacgaccgattgcagaagcgtaccggaaacttcgagcaacatgctcactaaacatggccgtgaacttggcatccacatgtttaaaaattgtataaaacacaaacaaagtcagaaaatcatgaaacttgtccacgtgtcatgatatcatatgtacaggctgtgataaaaattttagaatgtttggagaaagttttgagacactatgtgtagaaacctaagagatccacatgaaaTCTAAGAGTTAtttcatgtggatctcttaggtttctacacatagtgtctcacaactttctccaaacattctaaaatttttatcacagcctataca
Proteins encoded:
- the LOC109945626 gene encoding leucine-rich repeat receptor protein kinase EMS1 produces the protein MLMPTSARVTSHLLRPATAVDSMDDFVVHHSFSPFPPRTNQQLHYTAANAATDHAMENAVVGLIVVAGTSVAVAALCLLLAFLCRRHSSKSRLKPCSRQRCCSAAAGSTLPVSVSDGMTPDYLSWSFYSTTAEASLQKLSLADLAAATGGFSPDNIIGDGSFGFVYRAVLPDGAAVAVKRLSGDCDAGAGNREFRAELEVLGSLSHSNLARLLGYCADGRDRILVYELLERGSLDAWLHGGDADDSGGTGTLPWPARLRVARGAAAALEFLHHGRRPPVLHRDVKSSNVLLSEGFEAKLADFGLARIIRGSPAKSHVSTQAAGTVGYVAPEIWDGVGATTMADVYSFGVLLIEIVTGKRPSWPIKASIGDKEVNLVDWTREKIHAGQAWEILDRRMGIQSQGTEMEEAKGLLEIARRCIDSAAKNRPTMEDVVAMLNKV